The following are encoded in a window of Saccharothrix longispora genomic DNA:
- the aroQ gene encoding type II 3-dehydroquinate dehydratase — MKVLVLNGPNLGRLGTREPDVYGRTTYADLVELCEATGRELGVEVEVRQTDFEGEMLGWLHGAADEGLPVVLNPAAWTHCSVAVRDACSQLTAPLVEVHISNVHKREEFRRHSYISEVAEGVIAGLGVDGYALAIRHLAATA; from the coding sequence GTGAAGGTGCTGGTGCTCAACGGCCCCAACCTCGGCCGCCTCGGCACGCGCGAGCCGGACGTGTACGGCCGCACCACCTACGCGGACCTCGTGGAGCTGTGCGAGGCGACCGGCCGCGAGCTGGGCGTCGAGGTCGAGGTCCGGCAGACCGACTTCGAGGGCGAGATGCTCGGCTGGCTGCACGGGGCGGCCGACGAGGGCCTGCCTGTGGTGCTCAACCCGGCGGCGTGGACGCACTGCTCGGTGGCCGTGCGCGACGCGTGCTCCCAGCTCACCGCGCCGCTCGTCGAGGTCCACATCTCGAACGTGCACAAGCGCGAGGAGTTCCGCCGGCACAGCTACATCTCCGAGGTCGCCGAGGGCGTCATCGCGGGACTGGGCGTGGACGGCTACGCCCTCGCGATCCGGCACCTGGCCGCCACGGCGTGA
- the carA gene encoding glutamine-hydrolyzing carbamoyl-phosphate synthase small subunit, translated as MTNAALVLEDGRVFRGEAYGALGASLGEVVFSTGMTGYQETLTDPSYHRQIVVQTAPQIGNTGWNDEDDESGRIWVAGYVVRDPSRVPSNWRSRRGLDEELARQGVVGVAGIDTRMLTRHLRERGAMRAGVFSGDELGADAEMVERVRTAPGMRGADLAGDVTTAEPYVVEAIGERRFTVAALDLGIKSNTPRMMAARGIEVHVLPLTSTIDDITALDPDGVFLSNGPGDPATQEHAVGLTRAVLERRTPLFGICFGNQILGRALGRETYKMRYGHRGINIPVIDVTTGKVAITSQNHGFALEGEPGQEFGSDFGRVQLSHFCPNDGTVEGVRALDVPAFSVQYHPEAAAGPHDAAPLFDEFVTMMSEGR; from the coding sequence ATGACGAACGCGGCACTGGTCCTGGAAGACGGCCGGGTGTTCCGCGGCGAGGCCTACGGCGCACTCGGCGCCAGCCTCGGCGAGGTGGTGTTCTCCACCGGGATGACCGGCTACCAGGAGACCCTGACCGATCCGTCCTACCACCGCCAGATCGTGGTGCAGACCGCGCCGCAGATCGGCAACACGGGCTGGAACGACGAGGACGACGAGTCCGGCCGCATCTGGGTCGCCGGGTACGTGGTGCGCGACCCGTCCCGCGTGCCGTCCAACTGGCGCTCGCGCCGCGGCCTCGACGAGGAGCTGGCCCGGCAGGGCGTCGTCGGCGTCGCCGGCATCGACACCCGCATGCTCACCCGCCACCTGCGCGAGCGGGGCGCGATGCGCGCGGGCGTGTTCTCCGGTGACGAGCTGGGCGCCGACGCGGAGATGGTGGAGCGCGTCCGCACCGCGCCCGGCATGAGGGGCGCGGACCTCGCGGGCGACGTGACCACGGCCGAGCCCTACGTGGTCGAGGCGATCGGCGAGCGCCGGTTCACCGTGGCCGCCCTGGACCTGGGCATCAAGTCCAACACCCCGCGGATGATGGCCGCCCGCGGCATCGAGGTGCACGTCCTGCCGCTCACCTCGACGATCGACGACATCACCGCGCTGGACCCGGACGGGGTGTTCCTGTCCAACGGCCCCGGCGACCCGGCCACCCAGGAGCACGCCGTCGGCCTGACCCGCGCCGTGCTGGAGCGCCGCACGCCGCTGTTCGGCATCTGCTTCGGCAACCAGATCCTCGGCCGCGCCCTGGGCCGCGAGACCTACAAGATGCGCTACGGCCACCGCGGCATCAACATCCCGGTCATCGACGTGACCACCGGCAAGGTGGCCATCACGTCGCAGAACCACGGGTTCGCGCTGGAGGGCGAGCCGGGGCAGGAGTTCGGCTCCGACTTCGGCCGCGTCCAGCTCAGCCACTTCTGCCCGAACGACGGCACCGTGGAGGGCGTGCGCGCGCTCGACGTGCCCGCGTTCAGCGTGCAGTACCACCCGGAGGCGGCGGCCGGTCCGCACGACGCCGCACCGCTGTTCGACGAGTTCGTGACGATGATGAGCGAGGGTCGCTGA
- the efp gene encoding elongation factor P, with translation MATTNDLKNGLVLNLDGQLWTVTAFQHVKPGKGGAFVRTTLKHVLTGKVVDKTFNAGTKVDTATVDKRGMTYLYKDGTDFVFMDGDTYDQMSIPAETVGDAANYMLENQETVVAVHEGIALYVELPTSVELVIQHTDPGLQGDRSTGGTKPATLETGAEIQVPLFVTTGEKIKVDTRDGRYLGRVNG, from the coding sequence GTGGCCACCACCAACGACCTGAAGAACGGCCTGGTGCTGAACCTCGACGGCCAGCTCTGGACCGTCACCGCGTTCCAGCACGTCAAGCCGGGCAAGGGCGGCGCCTTCGTGCGCACCACGCTGAAGCACGTCCTGACCGGCAAGGTGGTGGACAAGACCTTCAACGCGGGCACCAAGGTCGACACGGCGACCGTGGACAAGCGCGGGATGACCTACCTCTACAAGGACGGCACCGACTTCGTCTTCATGGACGGGGACACGTACGACCAGATGAGCATCCCGGCCGAGACGGTCGGCGACGCGGCGAACTACATGCTGGAGAACCAGGAAACCGTCGTCGCCGTGCACGAGGGCATCGCCCTCTACGTCGAGCTGCCGACCTCGGTCGAGCTGGTCATCCAGCACACCGACCCGGGCCTCCAGGGCGACCGCTCCACCGGCGGCACCAAGCCGGCCACGCTGGAGACCGGCGCGGAGATCCAGGTCCCGCTGTTCGTCACCACCGGCGAGAAGATCAAGGTCGACACGCGTGACGGCCGGTACCTGGGCCGCGTGAACGGCTGA
- a CDS encoding aspartate carbamoyltransferase catalytic subunit: MKHLLTTEGIDPAQATAILDTAASLKQSLDGREVRKLPTLRGRTVVTMFYENSTRTRVSFEIAGKWMSADVVNVSSSGSSVNKGESLRDTALTLAAAGADCVVVRHPASGAAHRLAGWLREVGTSVVNAGDGTHEHPTQALLDAATLRERLGDLRDKRVAIVGDVLHSRVARSNVHLLTALGAEVTLVAPPTLLPAGVENWPVHVSHELDAELPTQDAVMLLRVQAERMYSGPAGSGGNGHFFPSAREYSIAYGLNDNRLGLLPEHAVVLHPGPMLRGMEIASSVADSPRAAITDQVRNGVHVRMAVLYHLLAHEEETA; encoded by the coding sequence GTGAAGCACCTGCTCACCACCGAGGGCATCGACCCGGCCCAGGCGACCGCGATCCTGGACACGGCGGCGAGCCTCAAGCAGTCCCTCGACGGCCGTGAGGTGCGCAAACTCCCCACGTTGCGCGGTCGCACGGTCGTCACGATGTTCTACGAGAACTCCACCCGCACGCGGGTGAGCTTCGAGATCGCGGGCAAGTGGATGAGCGCGGACGTGGTCAACGTCTCCTCGTCCGGGTCGAGCGTGAACAAGGGCGAGTCCCTGCGCGACACGGCGCTGACCCTGGCCGCCGCCGGCGCGGACTGCGTCGTCGTGCGGCACCCGGCGTCCGGCGCGGCCCACCGCCTGGCCGGCTGGCTGCGCGAGGTCGGCACGTCCGTGGTCAACGCGGGCGACGGCACCCACGAGCACCCCACCCAGGCCCTGCTCGACGCCGCCACGCTGCGGGAACGCCTCGGCGACCTGCGCGACAAGCGGGTCGCGATCGTCGGCGACGTGCTGCACAGCCGGGTCGCCCGGTCCAACGTGCACCTGCTCACCGCCCTCGGGGCGGAGGTGACGCTGGTCGCACCGCCGACCCTGCTGCCCGCGGGCGTGGAGAACTGGCCCGTGCACGTGTCGCACGAGCTGGACGCCGAGCTGCCCACCCAGGACGCCGTCATGCTGCTGCGGGTGCAGGCGGAGCGGATGTACAGCGGGCCCGCCGGCTCCGGGGGCAACGGGCACTTCTTCCCGTCGGCCCGCGAGTACTCGATCGCCTACGGCCTGAACGACAACCGGCTCGGGCTGCTCCCGGAGCACGCCGTGGTGCTGCACCCCGGTCCGATGCTGCGCGGCATGGAGATCGCCTCGTCGGTCGCCGACTCGCCCCGCGCCGCCATCACCGACCAGGTGCGCAACGGCGTCCACGTGCGCATGGCCGTCCTCTACCACCTGCTTGCCCACGAGGAGGAAACCGCGTGA
- a CDS encoding PH-like domain-containing protein, translating to MSRVLLSLAVLAVFLLCLYGMWRGWQNRKRRQADLPEFPAPPAEPGATVLETTGVYVGTTIGDNWQDRVAVGDVGHRAEGTLRLTERGVLVERAGASPLWIPADRVEGARTARGLAGKVMTADGLLVVRWQLGDRVFDTGFRGDDKDVYEQWVQALGGKR from the coding sequence ATGAGCCGCGTGCTGCTGTCCCTGGCCGTGCTGGCCGTCTTCCTGCTGTGCCTCTACGGCATGTGGCGCGGCTGGCAGAACCGCAAGCGCCGCCAGGCCGACCTGCCGGAGTTCCCCGCGCCGCCCGCCGAGCCGGGCGCGACCGTGCTGGAGACGACCGGCGTCTACGTCGGCACGACGATCGGCGACAACTGGCAGGACCGGGTCGCCGTCGGCGACGTCGGGCACCGCGCCGAGGGCACCCTGCGGCTCACCGAGCGGGGCGTGCTGGTCGAGCGCGCGGGCGCGAGCCCGCTGTGGATACCGGCAGACCGGGTGGAGGGCGCCCGGACCGCGCGCGGTCTCGCGGGCAAGGTGATGACGGCGGACGGCCTGCTGGTCGTGCGCTGGCAGCTCGGGGACCGGGTGTTCGACACCGGGTTCCGGGGCGACGACAAGGACGTGTACGAGCAGTGGGTGCAGGCGCTGGGAGGCAAGCGATGA
- a CDS encoding dihydroorotase: MSPLIIRGVRPYGEGDPVDVLVRDGVIAAIGEVAEEGEEVDGAGAVLLPGFVDLHTHLREPGREDTETIASGSAAAALGGYTAVFAMANTNPVADNAVVVEHVARRGREVGLVDVHPVGAVTVGLAGEKLAELGTMAKAGVRVFSDDGHCVHDPLLMRRALEYSKALDVVVAQHAEEPRLTVGAQAHEGEQASRLGLQGWPAAAEEAIVARDCLLAKQVGARLHVCHVSTAGTADVLAWAKARGTEVSAEVTPHHLLLTDERLATYDPVNKVNPPLRTAADAEALRRALADGVIDCVATDHAPHAVQDKDCEWSAARPGMLGLQTALSIVVETMVNTGLLDWRGVARVMSERPAAIAGLPDQGRPIEVGEPANLTLVDPGATWVVRGAEFASVAANTPFEGMELPARVVATVLRGRVTASSGRIPA; the protein is encoded by the coding sequence GTGAGTCCCTTGATCATCAGGGGAGTGCGACCGTACGGCGAGGGCGACCCGGTCGACGTGCTGGTCCGCGACGGCGTGATCGCCGCGATCGGCGAGGTCGCCGAGGAGGGCGAGGAGGTCGACGGCGCGGGCGCGGTCCTGCTGCCCGGCTTCGTCGACCTGCACACCCACCTGCGCGAACCCGGCCGCGAGGACACCGAGACGATCGCCAGCGGCTCGGCCGCGGCGGCGCTCGGCGGGTACACGGCGGTGTTCGCCATGGCCAACACGAACCCGGTCGCGGACAACGCGGTGGTCGTCGAGCACGTCGCCCGCCGCGGCCGCGAGGTCGGCCTGGTCGACGTGCACCCGGTCGGCGCGGTCACCGTGGGCCTGGCCGGCGAGAAGCTCGCCGAGCTGGGCACCATGGCGAAGGCCGGCGTCCGGGTGTTCTCCGACGACGGCCACTGCGTGCACGACCCGCTGCTCATGCGCCGCGCCCTGGAGTACAGCAAGGCGCTGGACGTCGTCGTCGCGCAGCACGCCGAGGAGCCCCGGCTCACCGTCGGCGCGCAGGCCCACGAGGGCGAGCAGGCGTCCCGCCTGGGGCTCCAGGGCTGGCCCGCCGCCGCCGAGGAGGCGATCGTGGCGCGCGACTGCCTCCTCGCGAAGCAGGTCGGCGCCCGGCTGCACGTGTGCCACGTGTCCACCGCGGGCACCGCGGACGTGCTGGCCTGGGCCAAGGCCCGCGGGACGGAGGTGTCCGCCGAGGTCACCCCGCACCACCTGCTGCTCACCGACGAGCGCCTGGCCACCTACGACCCGGTGAACAAGGTCAACCCGCCGCTGCGCACCGCCGCCGACGCGGAGGCGCTGCGCCGGGCGCTGGCCGACGGCGTCATCGACTGCGTGGCCACCGACCACGCGCCGCACGCCGTCCAGGACAAGGACTGCGAGTGGTCCGCGGCACGTCCCGGCATGCTCGGCCTCCAGACGGCGTTGTCCATCGTGGTGGAGACCATGGTGAACACCGGCCTGCTGGACTGGCGGGGCGTGGCGCGGGTGATGAGCGAACGGCCCGCCGCCATCGCGGGCCTGCCCGACCAGGGACGCCCGATCGAGGTGGGCGAGCCCGCGAACCTGACCCTCGTCGACCCGGGTGCCACGTGGGTGGTGCGCGGCGCGGAGTTCGCGAGCGTCGCCGCCAACACCCCGTTCGAGGGAATGGAGCTGCCGGCCCGGGTCGTCGCGACCGTGCTGCGCGGACGCGTGACGGCGAGCAGCGGGAGGATTCCCGCATGA
- the nusB gene encoding transcription antitermination factor NusB codes for MGARSKARKRAVDVLFEADLRGIDAVTLVSERVGSTDVPPVNDYTVSLVEGVTAHRARIDDLISEHAEGWTLQRMPAVDRAVLRVGLYELLWAADVPDAVAIDEAVELAKGLSTDDSPRFVNGVLGRIAVIADQLRAVL; via the coding sequence ATGGGCGCTCGCAGCAAGGCCCGGAAACGCGCCGTCGACGTCCTCTTCGAGGCGGACCTGCGGGGCATCGACGCGGTGACCCTGGTCTCCGAGCGCGTCGGCTCGACCGACGTGCCCCCGGTGAACGACTACACGGTCAGCCTCGTCGAGGGTGTCACGGCCCACCGCGCGCGGATCGACGACCTGATCTCCGAGCACGCCGAGGGCTGGACCCTCCAGCGGATGCCCGCGGTCGACCGCGCGGTCCTGCGGGTGGGCCTCTACGAGCTGCTCTGGGCGGCCGACGTCCCCGACGCGGTCGCGATCGACGAGGCGGTGGAGCTGGCCAAGGGCCTGTCCACGGACGACTCGCCGCGGTTCGTCAACGGCGTGCTGGGTCGGATCGCCGTCATCGCCGACCAGCTCCGCGCCGTCCTCTAG
- the pyrR gene encoding bifunctional pyr operon transcriptional regulator/uracil phosphoribosyltransferase PyrR: MAPRQRGATDPAGERELLSAGDVARTVARMAHQIIEKTALDAPSAPEVVLMGIPSRGAPLARRLAVRIAEFSGIEVPTGTLDVTLYRDDLRRGPTRPLEATKLPEGGVDDRLVVLVDDVLFSGRTIRAALDALRDHGRPRAVQLAVLVDRGHRELPIRADYVGKNVPTARTEEVHVLLGEFDQRDGVVLR; this comes from the coding sequence GTGGCGCCACGTCAACGTGGCGCGACGGACCCGGCCGGGGAGCGAGAGCTCCTGTCGGCCGGCGACGTCGCGCGCACCGTCGCCCGAATGGCCCATCAGATCATCGAGAAGACCGCTCTGGATGCACCCAGCGCACCCGAAGTAGTCCTGATGGGGATTCCGAGCCGGGGTGCCCCCCTGGCCCGCAGACTTGCGGTGCGGATCGCGGAGTTCAGCGGTATCGAGGTGCCGACCGGCACCCTGGACGTGACCCTCTACCGGGACGACCTGCGCCGGGGCCCGACGCGGCCGCTGGAGGCGACGAAGCTGCCCGAGGGCGGCGTCGACGACCGCCTCGTGGTCCTGGTCGACGACGTGCTGTTCTCCGGCCGCACGATCCGCGCCGCCCTCGACGCCCTGCGCGACCACGGCCGGCCGCGCGCCGTCCAGCTGGCCGTGCTGGTCGACCGGGGCCACCGCGAGCTGCCCATCCGCGCGGACTACGTGGGCAAGAACGTGCCCACCGCGCGCACCGAGGAGGTCCACGTGCTGCTGGGGGAGTTCGACCAGCGCGACGGGGTGGTGCTGAGGTGA
- a CDS encoding beta-xylosidase, translating into MRSPVVGARLLGSALVAALLAACTPIAADPAPATPGSAATGAPGSVAAGDAPPGAASTPTPAAPTPVALATDRGRQGPGVVASGGDSPYNYGPTVVLDGGRHRMWWCGQLQAAAPAGDDILYAEAASADGPFAAPGGGPPVPVLSGSVGGFDGMHTCDPSVIRVAGTYYLYYTGAAGDHAHGNAIGVATSTDGLTWTRAAGGAPILSPSYDRTRENTYGAGQPSALWLDGWFHLMFTDTTGAAAGWNGAGQFVLRSKDPLFASGVQALGEGGFAPVAGTRVPRTRSVVDAFSADLVYVDALRAFAIAHETEHGTTLTFWNREFTANPHPPVLVPGPWKEGPGLVRTAIGHAPLAAGDPCGRIPFDLVRATALDPRSAAPTDLAHFGLDVAGAPGCANEDAARVLEGFAVPSPENTVDLVSGGEVVRVERRSVADRLATRVLDRRPPVVDGMEVVARIPAGVRALRAPDGRIGLLLADARLWVISSAEVAALNSSPVADVSQTAWDAHAKANDPKR; encoded by the coding sequence ATGCGCAGTCCCGTCGTGGGAGCGAGGCTGCTCGGCTCCGCGCTCGTCGCCGCACTGCTGGCCGCCTGCACGCCGATCGCCGCCGACCCCGCGCCCGCCACGCCGGGGTCCGCCGCCACCGGGGCCCCCGGGTCGGTCGCGGCCGGCGACGCACCGCCCGGCGCGGCGTCCACGCCCACGCCCGCCGCCCCGACACCGGTGGCGCTCGCCACCGACCGCGGCAGGCAGGGACCCGGCGTGGTCGCCTCCGGCGGCGACTCGCCCTACAACTACGGCCCGACGGTCGTGCTCGACGGCGGCCGGCACCGCATGTGGTGGTGCGGCCAGCTGCAGGCCGCGGCACCCGCGGGAGACGACATCCTCTACGCCGAGGCCGCGTCGGCCGACGGCCCGTTCGCCGCGCCCGGCGGCGGACCCCCCGTCCCCGTGCTCTCGGGCAGCGTTGGCGGCTTCGACGGCATGCACACCTGCGACCCGTCGGTGATCCGCGTCGCCGGCACCTACTACCTCTACTACACGGGTGCGGCCGGGGACCACGCGCACGGCAACGCCATCGGCGTCGCCACCAGCACCGACGGCCTGACGTGGACCCGCGCGGCGGGGGGCGCCCCGATCCTGAGCCCGTCCTACGACCGCACGCGCGAGAACACCTACGGCGCGGGCCAGCCGTCGGCGCTGTGGCTGGACGGCTGGTTCCACCTGATGTTCACCGACACCACGGGCGCCGCCGCCGGGTGGAACGGCGCGGGCCAGTTCGTGCTGCGGTCCAAGGACCCGCTGTTCGCCTCGGGCGTGCAGGCACTCGGGGAGGGGGGCTTCGCCCCCGTCGCCGGCACCCGCGTACCGCGCACCCGGTCGGTGGTGGACGCGTTCAGCGCCGACCTCGTGTACGTCGACGCGCTGCGGGCGTTCGCCATCGCCCACGAGACCGAGCACGGCACGACGCTGACGTTCTGGAACCGCGAGTTCACCGCCAACCCGCACCCGCCGGTGCTGGTGCCCGGACCGTGGAAGGAGGGGCCCGGCCTGGTCCGCACGGCGATCGGCCACGCGCCCCTCGCGGCCGGGGACCCGTGCGGCCGGATCCCGTTCGACCTCGTCCGCGCCACCGCCCTCGACCCGCGCTCCGCCGCGCCGACCGACCTCGCCCACTTCGGCCTCGACGTCGCGGGCGCGCCCGGCTGCGCCAACGAGGACGCGGCGCGGGTGCTGGAGGGGTTCGCCGTGCCGTCACCGGAGAACACCGTCGACCTGGTGAGCGGCGGCGAGGTGGTGCGCGTCGAACGGCGGTCGGTGGCCGACCGGCTGGCCACCCGCGTGCTCGACCGGCGCCCCCCGGTCGTGGACGGGATGGAGGTCGTCGCGCGCATCCCCGCCGGCGTGCGGGCGCTGCGCGCCCCGGACGGCCGGATCGGGCTGCTGCTGGCCGACGCCCGCCTGTGGGTGATCTCCTCGGCCGAGGTCGCGGCGCTCAACTCCTCACCGGTCGCCGACGTGTCGCAGACCGCCTGGGACGCCCACGCCAAGGCCAACGACCCGAAGCGCTAG
- the bldD gene encoding transcriptional regulator BldD: MGDYAKALGAKLRAIRQQQGLSLHGVEQKSGGRWKAVVVGSYERGDRAVTVQKLAELADFYGVPVAELLPEGRVPSGAEPATKIVINLERLQQLPAEKVGPLARYAATIQSQRGDYNGKVLSIRTEDLRSLAIIYDMTPGELTEQLIDWGVLPPEARPAKED; this comes from the coding sequence ATGGGCGACTACGCCAAGGCGCTGGGGGCAAAGCTCCGCGCGATCCGGCAGCAGCAGGGCTTGTCCCTGCACGGCGTCGAGCAGAAGTCCGGCGGTCGCTGGAAGGCCGTGGTAGTCGGCTCGTACGAGCGCGGCGACCGCGCCGTCACCGTGCAGAAGCTGGCCGAGCTGGCCGACTTCTACGGGGTGCCGGTGGCCGAACTGCTGCCCGAGGGGCGGGTGCCGTCCGGGGCGGAACCCGCCACGAAGATCGTCATCAACCTGGAACGGCTGCAACAGCTGCCGGCGGAGAAGGTCGGGCCGCTCGCGCGGTACGCGGCCACCATCCAGAGCCAGCGCGGTGACTACAACGGCAAGGTGCTGTCGATCCGGACCGAGGACCTGCGGTCCCTCGCCATCATCTACGACATGACGCCGGGCGAGCTGACCGAGCAGCTCATCGACTGGGGCGTGCTGCCCCCCGAGGCCCGGCCCGCCAAGGAGGACTGA
- a CDS encoding shikimate kinase: protein MSPRFVVLGPPGAGKTTVGRLLAERLGVTFRDTDDDVVAAAGKPISDIFTTDGEPAFRALEERAVAAGLADHDGVLALGGGAVLSAATRERLAGHTVVFLGVGTAEGVRRTGLSTARPLLAGVNPRSTFKALLDARLPLYREVATIEVLTDDLAPERVVDAVLDRSG from the coding sequence GTGAGCCCCCGGTTCGTCGTCCTCGGCCCGCCCGGCGCGGGCAAGACGACGGTGGGGCGGCTCCTCGCCGAACGGCTCGGCGTGACCTTCCGGGACACCGACGACGACGTCGTCGCCGCCGCGGGCAAGCCGATCTCCGACATCTTCACCACCGACGGCGAACCCGCGTTCCGGGCGCTGGAGGAGCGGGCCGTCGCCGCCGGGCTGGCCGACCACGACGGGGTGCTCGCCCTGGGCGGCGGCGCCGTGCTGTCCGCGGCCACCCGGGAACGCCTCGCCGGCCACACCGTGGTGTTCCTCGGCGTCGGCACGGCCGAGGGCGTGCGGCGCACCGGCCTGTCCACCGCCCGGCCGCTGCTGGCCGGGGTGAACCCGCGCTCGACGTTCAAGGCCCTGCTCGACGCCAGGTTGCCGCTGTACCGGGAGGTGGCCACGATCGAGGTGCTCACCGACGACCTGGCCCCGGAGCGCGTGGTCGACGCCGTGCTCGACCGCAGTGGCTGA
- the aroB gene encoding 3-dehydroquinate synthase, with the protein MGDPVRIRVAAERPYDVVVGRGLLGDLVETLRGAAKAAIVHTPTLAETAEAVREELEAAGVEAHRVEVPDAEDGKDLRVAGYCWDVFGRIGLGRTDAVVGLGGGAVTDLAGFVASTWMRGVRLVHVPTTLLGMVDAAVGGKTGINTDAGKNLVGTFYEPAAVLVDLATLETLPRNELVAGMAEVVKGGFIADPVILDLVEADPAAALDPAGDVIEELVRRKIQVKADVVSADLRESGLREILNYGHTLGHAIERRERYRWRHGAAVSVGLVFAAELARLAGRLDDATADRHRSILSSLGLPTGYDPDALGQLLEGMRSDKKNRAGVLRFVVLDGLAKPGRLEGPDPALIAAAYSAVATEGRSGGGVLL; encoded by the coding sequence ATGGGCGATCCGGTGCGCATCCGCGTGGCCGCGGAACGACCGTACGACGTGGTGGTGGGCCGGGGCCTGCTGGGCGACCTGGTCGAGACCCTGCGAGGCGCGGCGAAGGCGGCGATCGTCCACACACCCACGCTCGCCGAGACCGCCGAGGCGGTCCGGGAGGAACTGGAGGCCGCGGGCGTCGAGGCGCACCGGGTGGAGGTGCCCGACGCCGAGGACGGCAAGGACCTGCGGGTCGCCGGGTACTGCTGGGACGTGTTCGGGCGCATCGGCCTGGGCCGGACCGACGCCGTCGTCGGGCTCGGCGGCGGCGCGGTGACCGACCTCGCCGGGTTCGTCGCCTCCACGTGGATGCGCGGTGTTCGGCTGGTGCACGTGCCGACGACCCTGCTCGGCATGGTCGACGCCGCGGTGGGCGGCAAGACCGGCATCAACACCGACGCGGGCAAGAACCTCGTCGGCACGTTCTACGAGCCGGCCGCCGTCCTCGTCGACCTGGCCACGCTGGAGACGCTGCCCCGCAACGAGCTGGTCGCCGGCATGGCCGAGGTGGTCAAGGGCGGGTTCATCGCCGACCCGGTGATCCTCGACCTCGTCGAAGCCGACCCGGCCGCCGCGCTCGACCCGGCGGGCGACGTCATCGAGGAGCTGGTCCGCCGCAAGATCCAGGTCAAGGCCGACGTGGTGTCCGCCGACCTGCGCGAGTCCGGCCTGCGGGAGATCCTCAACTACGGCCACACGCTCGGCCACGCCATCGAGCGCCGCGAGCGCTACCGCTGGCGGCACGGCGCGGCGGTCAGCGTCGGCCTGGTGTTCGCCGCCGAACTCGCCCGCCTCGCCGGGCGGCTGGACGACGCCACCGCCGACCGCCACCGCTCGATCCTGTCCTCGCTCGGCCTGCCCACCGGCTACGACCCGGACGCCCTCGGGCAACTCCTGGAGGGCATGCGCAGCGACAAGAAGAACCGCGCCGGCGTGCTGCGCTTCGTCGTGCTCGACGGACTGGCCAAGCCCGGCCGCCTGGAGGGCCCGGACCCGGCGCTCATCGCCGCCGCGTACTCCGCGGTCGCCACCGAGGGCAGGTCCGGCGGGGGCGTGCTGCTGTGA